The nucleotide sequence TACAATTGATTCCGGTCAGATCAGTAACCGCAACGTCCCAACTTGCCACACCAGCAGAGCAAGGTAATATCAATATTCCTGCCTTACGTTAGAAGACTCTGGGGTGAGTTCAAAAAAGCCTTAACCGCAATTCGACAGTTGGGAAATGCCAGGGGTGTAACCGTGTCCTGTTCCGTTAATTGTTGCTCATCCTGGTATCCGCTTGGGCTAGGTTGACGAAAGACATAAAGACATCGCTGCTGCACATCTAAAATCCAATATTCCCTGATGCCAGACTGTCCATAAACGGGAACTTTTAGGTCACGGTCTCGCCTCAGTGTACTATCTGCCACTTCAATGAGTAGAAAGATTTCAGCGGGAGTGGGGTGATGGTCTTCATAGTCCAACGGGTCAACTTTAACAATGGCAATATCCGGTTCTGGCTCGGAAAAATCACTGAGCTGGACTGGGTCTTGCAAGCGTAATAGGGCCTGGTTGGCTAATTGCTGGGAGAATATCCGATCAATGCGAGTCACGGCTGCACTATGGGCTGTCCCTTTTGCTGTCATCTTGTAAAGTTGCCCCTGAATCAACTCAACCCGCTCATCACTGGCCAAAATGCCCGCCTCAATCATGTGGTGATACTCTTGAACCGTAAGAGTTCTCAGGTCAGTGGTCAGTGTCATTCCCCTCACCTCCGCGGATTTTGGCTGATGGCTTTCTCTATTTTGACATTCTTAATGATTTTAAATAGAACAAGCCTTGTTCAGATAACCCAGATATTTTCCTTAAGGCTCTGAGAGTTGTAATTTTTAAGTCTTGATTGCAATAAATAGAGATTGTGAGAATTTTCTCTATGTCCAGGTGATTATAGGGATGACGACTACCAGTTATTCGTTGTTACACTCACCTTTTTTTCTAAAATCTTGCAAAAATGACCATCAGAAATAGGCTTTGTACAGCAATTTAAACAACTCGATCCATTGATGAAATGGGAC is from Synechococcus sp. PCC 6312 and encodes:
- a CDS encoding Uma2 family endonuclease, with amino-acid sequence MTLTTDLRTLTVQEYHHMIEAGILASDERVELIQGQLYKMTAKGTAHSAAVTRIDRIFSQQLANQALLRLQDPVQLSDFSEPEPDIAIVKVDPLDYEDHHPTPAEIFLLIEVADSTLRRDRDLKVPVYGQSGIREYWILDVQQRCLYVFRQPSPSGYQDEQQLTEQDTVTPLAFPNCRIAVKAFLNSPQSLLT